Proteins from one Bos taurus isolate L1 Dominette 01449 registration number 42190680 breed Hereford chromosome 7, ARS-UCD2.0, whole genome shotgun sequence genomic window:
- the FAM174C gene encoding protein FAM174C precursor, giving the protein MGPRLLPPRLLLLSALLLPPLLYGAEDTPPSPQATLSPPPPVVTNGSQPGAPHNNTHLWPLGSPGSPLLRSLYVVTGLIVLAALYFLIRAFRLKKPQRRRYGLLANTEDPTEMTSMDSDEETVFETRNLR; this is encoded by the exons ATGGGGCCGCGCTTGCTACCGCCGCGGCTCTTGCTGCTGTCGGCGCTCTTGCTGCCGCCACTGCTGTACGGAGCCGAGGATACGCCCCCGTCACCACAGGCCACGTtgtcgccgccgccgcccgtCGTGACGAACGGGAGCCAGCCGGGTGCACCGCACAACAACACACACCTGTGGCCACTGGGCTCGCCGGGCTCGCCGCTGCTGCGCTCTCTCTACGTGGTCACGGGCCTCATCGTCCTGGCCGCGCTCTACTTCCTCATCCGGGCATTCAG ATTGAAAAAGCCACAGCGGAGGAGATACGGGCTCCTGGCCAACACCGAGGACCCCACCGAGATGACCTCGATGGACAGTGACGAGGAGACAGTCTTTGAGACAAGGAACCTGAGATG A